The following proteins come from a genomic window of Mycolicibacterium rufum:
- a CDS encoding HNH endonuclease translates to MFEHVFDIDEAASEAELRDVVTRCERLKATAAAAQARATALWAQKRRAAEQAAGTPSRKRGRGLASEIALARLDAPVTGNTHLGMANALVHEMPHTLAALQAGVLTEYRASLIVKQSACLTVEDRRALDRELCADQQGLVGWGNARIEAAAAAIAARLDAAAVVERKNKAAQSAGAWTRCAANGMVYLTFLMPLRQGVGVYAALKREADTTGDGRPRGQVMTDTLYERVTARPAEQPVPIAVNLVLADTTLFGEDDSPGWVQGYGPVPAVVARDLVSDAVSDETAKATLRRLYRHPDSGQLVAMESKARIFPKGLRAFIGLRDQTCRTPYCNAPIRHYDHTTPAREGGATSAGNGAGSCEACNYAKEAPGWTVRTDDHHGRHIATYTTPTGATYRSTAPPLPGPTRRHSAIEARLSVLLAQHRAA, encoded by the coding sequence ATGTTCGAACACGTGTTCGATATCGATGAGGCGGCCTCCGAGGCCGAGCTCCGCGATGTCGTGACCCGCTGCGAACGCCTGAAAGCCACCGCCGCGGCCGCGCAGGCCCGCGCGACCGCGTTGTGGGCCCAGAAACGCCGCGCCGCCGAACAGGCCGCCGGGACGCCGTCGCGGAAACGGGGGCGGGGGTTGGCCTCGGAGATCGCGCTGGCCCGGCTGGACGCCCCGGTCACCGGCAACACCCACCTCGGCATGGCCAACGCGTTGGTGCACGAGATGCCCCACACCCTGGCCGCGCTGCAAGCCGGGGTGCTCACCGAATACCGGGCGTCGCTGATCGTCAAACAGTCCGCCTGCCTGACCGTGGAAGACCGGCGCGCGCTGGATCGGGAGTTGTGTGCCGATCAGCAGGGGTTGGTGGGGTGGGGGAATGCGCGGATCGAGGCCGCCGCCGCGGCGATCGCCGCCCGCCTCGACGCCGCCGCAGTGGTCGAGCGCAAGAACAAGGCCGCCCAGAGCGCCGGGGCGTGGACCCGCTGCGCCGCCAACGGCATGGTGTACCTGACGTTCCTGATGCCGCTCCGCCAAGGGGTCGGGGTCTACGCCGCCCTCAAACGCGAAGCCGACACCACCGGCGACGGCCGCCCCCGCGGACAGGTCATGACCGACACCCTCTACGAACGCGTGACCGCCCGCCCGGCCGAACAACCGGTGCCGATCGCGGTGAACCTGGTGCTGGCCGACACCACCCTGTTCGGCGAAGACGACTCCCCGGGCTGGGTGCAGGGCTACGGGCCGGTGCCCGCGGTGGTGGCGCGAGATCTGGTCAGTGACGCGGTCTCCGACGAGACCGCGAAAGCCACGCTGCGCCGCCTCTACCGCCACCCCGACAGCGGACAACTCGTCGCGATGGAATCGAAGGCGCGGATCTTCCCGAAAGGGTTGCGGGCGTTCATCGGGCTGCGGGACCAGACGTGCCGGACGCCGTACTGCAACGCTCCGATCCGCCACTACGACCACACCACCCCCGCCCGCGAGGGCGGGGCAACGAGCGCCGGCAATGGGGCGGGGTCGTGCGAGGCGTGCAACTACGCCAAAGAAGCCCCGGGGTGGACGGTCCGCACTGACGACCACCACGGCCGACATATCGCGACCTACACCACCCCCACCGGCGCGACCTACCGCTCCACCGCACCACCACTGCCCGGACCCACCCGACGACACAGCGCCATCGAGGCCAGGCTCAGCGTCCTGCTCGCGCAGCACCGCGCGGCGTGA
- a CDS encoding FAD-dependent monooxygenase gives MQSPTVLINGAGIAGPALAFWLSRKGYRVIVCEIAPGIRPGGQTVDLRGSGSDVVERMGLLDQMKARALEQNGAAWVRSDGSRRAEMPVTAFGGNGLVSKLEILRGDLAAVLYDATRRDVDYRFGSTVTALDQSEESVTVTLGDGDRLPVDLVVGADGPHSAVRRIAFGPEERFVRPIGGYNAWFSAPDTAGLDGWFLLYQAPGGLNASMRPSHDPSIAKAGLAFQSEPLTYDRHDPDAQRQILVERFAGAGWHCDALLAAAAEADDFYFDAFAQVHMPTWASGRVALVGDAGYCASPLSGMGTSLALVGAYVLAGELGPADPLSSDRLAAALARYDEVMRPFVDRCQDLPSGIDRYAPMRESDIAITAAVMKWMQRWPFRPIAEKAWFQNSGSMALPDYR, from the coding sequence GTGCAGTCTCCGACCGTGCTCATCAACGGTGCCGGCATCGCCGGTCCGGCGCTCGCATTCTGGCTGAGCCGCAAGGGTTACCGCGTGATCGTCTGCGAGATCGCGCCCGGTATCCGGCCCGGTGGCCAAACGGTGGATCTGCGCGGGTCCGGCAGCGACGTGGTCGAACGCATGGGCCTCCTCGACCAGATGAAGGCGCGGGCGCTCGAGCAGAACGGCGCCGCCTGGGTCCGGTCGGACGGGAGCCGTCGCGCCGAGATGCCGGTCACCGCGTTCGGCGGGAACGGGCTGGTGTCCAAGCTGGAGATCCTGCGCGGCGATCTGGCCGCGGTGCTGTACGACGCGACCCGCCGCGACGTCGACTACCGGTTCGGCTCGACCGTCACAGCGCTCGACCAGAGCGAGGAGTCCGTGACCGTGACGCTCGGCGACGGTGACCGCCTACCCGTCGACCTGGTGGTCGGCGCCGACGGACCGCACTCGGCCGTCCGGCGGATCGCCTTCGGCCCCGAAGAACGCTTCGTGCGGCCGATCGGCGGCTACAACGCGTGGTTCTCCGCGCCCGACACCGCCGGCCTCGACGGCTGGTTCCTGCTCTATCAGGCGCCCGGCGGGCTGAACGCGTCGATGCGCCCGTCGCATGACCCGTCGATCGCCAAGGCCGGCTTGGCTTTTCAATCGGAGCCGCTGACCTACGACCGTCACGATCCCGACGCGCAGCGGCAGATCCTCGTCGAGAGGTTCGCCGGCGCCGGCTGGCACTGCGACGCTCTGCTCGCCGCGGCCGCCGAGGCCGACGACTTCTACTTCGACGCCTTCGCCCAGGTGCACATGCCGACCTGGGCGTCCGGGCGCGTCGCACTCGTCGGTGATGCCGGATACTGCGCCTCTCCGCTGTCCGGCATGGGCACCAGCCTGGCGCTCGTGGGCGCCTACGTGCTGGCCGGAGAACTCGGTCCGGCCGACCCCCTGTCCAGTGACCGTCTCGCCGCGGCACTGGCCCGCTACGACGAGGTGATGCGGCCCTTCGTCGACCGGTGCCAGGACCTCCCCAGCGGCATCGACCGCTATGCGCCGATGCGCGAGTCCGACATCGCGATCACGGCCGCGGTGATGAAGTGGATGCAGCGCTGGCCGTTCCGGCCGATCGCGGAGAAGGCGTGGTTCCAGAACTCGGGATCGATGGCGTTGCCCGACTACCGCTGA
- a CDS encoding HpcH/HpaI aldolase/citrate lyase family protein translates to MTVFSRPECTRRPHWSVARTWLLQPGRPGFDTATSSAADVVVLDVEDGLPDADKPAGRCAVADWLHEGGRAWVRISSAGTSDWQADLAAIAGAPGLSGVMLAKTESPRDVVSTAEQLPAGMPVVALVESALGVESALDIARSCGRIAFGLGDFRRDTGMAADPAVLAYPRARLVIASRAAGLPAPIDGPTLRDHAEHLVRDTEVAKAAGMTGRLCLDTGHAETINTVLSPSPREIDEARTTLARLDAPTDSYEGSAGPTRARAEAVLDRAATFGLV, encoded by the coding sequence GTGACAGTCTTCTCGCGACCGGAATGCACCCGTCGGCCGCACTGGTCAGTGGCCCGCACCTGGCTGCTGCAGCCGGGACGGCCGGGTTTCGACACGGCCACCTCGTCCGCGGCGGACGTGGTGGTGCTCGACGTCGAGGACGGTCTGCCCGATGCGGACAAACCGGCCGGCCGCTGCGCTGTGGCCGACTGGCTGCATGAGGGTGGACGCGCATGGGTGCGGATCAGCAGCGCCGGGACGTCCGACTGGCAGGCCGACCTTGCCGCGATCGCGGGGGCGCCCGGCCTGTCGGGAGTCATGCTCGCCAAGACCGAATCGCCGCGCGACGTCGTCTCGACCGCGGAGCAGTTGCCGGCCGGGATGCCCGTCGTCGCACTGGTCGAATCCGCGCTCGGCGTCGAGTCGGCCCTGGACATCGCCCGGTCCTGTGGCCGAATCGCGTTCGGGCTCGGCGACTTTCGACGCGACACCGGGATGGCCGCCGATCCTGCGGTGCTGGCCTATCCGCGCGCCCGGTTGGTGATCGCGAGCAGGGCCGCGGGGTTGCCCGCGCCGATCGACGGCCCGACGCTGCGCGATCACGCCGAGCATCTGGTCCGGGACACCGAGGTCGCCAAGGCGGCGGGGATGACGGGCCGGCTGTGCCTGGACACCGGCCATGCGGAGACGATCAACACGGTGCTGAGCCCCTCGCCCAGGGAGATCGACGAAGCGCGGACGACGCTCGCGCGCCTGGACGCCCCGACGGATTCCTATGAAGGCAGCGCCGGTCCCACCCGGGCCCGCGCGGAGGCCGTCCTCGATCGGGCCGCGACGTTCGGTCTGGTCTGA
- the nusB gene encoding transcription antitermination factor NusB codes for MADRRGDKGRHQARKRAVDLLFEAEARGITAAEVAEGRSTLAEKSTDHDVAPLNPYTVTVARGVTEHQAHVDDLISSHLQGWTLDRLPAVDRAILRVAVWELLHAEDVPEPVAVDEAVELAKQLSTDDSPGFVNGVLGQVMLVTPQIRAAAAAVRTGGDSSSG; via the coding sequence ATGGCTGACCGCAGGGGTGACAAGGGCCGGCACCAGGCCCGCAAGCGCGCGGTGGATCTGCTGTTCGAGGCGGAGGCCCGCGGCATCACCGCGGCCGAGGTCGCCGAAGGGCGAAGCACGTTGGCGGAGAAGTCGACCGACCACGACGTCGCGCCGCTGAACCCCTACACGGTCACGGTGGCGCGCGGCGTCACCGAGCACCAGGCCCACGTCGACGACCTGATCTCGTCGCATCTGCAGGGCTGGACGCTGGACCGCCTGCCCGCGGTGGACCGCGCGATCCTGCGGGTCGCGGTGTGGGAACTGCTGCACGCCGAGGACGTCCCGGAGCCGGTGGCCGTGGACGAGGCGGTCGAGCTGGCCAAGCAGCTGTCCACCGACGACTCACCCGGCTTCGTCAACGGGGTGCTGGGCCAGGTGATGCTGGTGACCCCCCAGATCCGCGCGGCCGCCGCGGCGGTGCGGACCGGTGGGGACAGCAGCTCCGGCTGA
- the efp gene encoding elongation factor P encodes MASTADFKNGLVLQIDGQLWQIVEFQHVKPGKGPAFVRTKLKNVVSGKVVDKTYNAGVKVETATVDRRDATYLYRDGSDFVFMDSEDYEQHPLPEALVGRLAGFLLEGMPVQIAFHDGTALYLELPVTVELLVSHTEPGLQGDRSSAGTKPATLETGAEIQVPLFINTGDKLKVDSRDGSYLGRVNG; translated from the coding sequence GTGGCATCGACCGCCGACTTTAAGAATGGGCTCGTCCTGCAGATCGATGGCCAGCTGTGGCAGATCGTCGAGTTCCAGCACGTCAAGCCCGGCAAGGGCCCGGCCTTCGTGCGGACCAAGCTCAAGAACGTGGTGTCGGGCAAGGTCGTCGACAAGACCTACAACGCCGGGGTGAAGGTGGAGACGGCGACCGTCGACCGGCGCGACGCCACCTACCTGTACCGCGACGGCTCGGACTTCGTGTTCATGGACAGCGAGGACTACGAGCAGCACCCGCTGCCCGAGGCGCTGGTCGGGCGGCTGGCCGGGTTCCTGCTCGAGGGCATGCCCGTGCAGATCGCCTTCCACGACGGCACGGCGCTGTACCTGGAGTTGCCGGTGACGGTCGAGCTGTTGGTCAGCCACACCGAGCCCGGCCTGCAGGGCGACCGCTCCAGCGCCGGTACCAAGCCCGCGACGCTGGAGACCGGCGCCGAGATCCAGGTGCCGCTGTTCATCAACACCGGCGACAAGCTCAAGGTCGACTCGCGCGACGGCAGTTACCTGGGAAGGGTCAATGGCTGA
- a CDS encoding M24 family metallopeptidase produces MTVSARRERLRLRLADAQVDAMLVTDLVNVRYLSGFTGSNAALLVFADDDTPVLATDGRYRTQAAAQAPDATVVIERACGPHLAARAAAAGVGKLGIESHVVTLDAFSAISTAAGEQVEFARAAGTVEALREVKDAEEIALLRRACDAADAALHDLVERGGLRAGRTEKQVRNELEALMLEHGADGASFETIVAAGPNSAIPHHRPTDAVLAAGDFVKIDFGALVGGYHSDMTRTFVLSPVADWQRDVYSLVATAQQAGRDALAPGVPCKDVDAASRQVIADAGYAENFGHGLGHGVGLQIHEAPGINATAAGTLLAGSAVTVEPGVYLPDRGGVRIEDTLAVTPDGPELLTRFGKDLVIL; encoded by the coding sequence GTGACAGTTTCTGCCCGCCGCGAGCGGTTGCGGCTGCGTCTGGCCGACGCCCAGGTGGACGCGATGTTGGTAACGGACCTGGTCAACGTTCGCTACCTGTCCGGCTTCACCGGCTCCAACGCGGCATTGCTGGTCTTCGCCGACGACGACACGCCGGTGCTCGCCACCGACGGCCGCTACCGTACGCAGGCCGCCGCGCAGGCGCCCGACGCGACCGTCGTGATCGAGCGGGCGTGCGGGCCGCACCTGGCGGCCCGGGCGGCCGCGGCGGGGGTGGGCAAGCTCGGCATCGAGAGCCACGTTGTCACCCTCGACGCGTTCTCGGCGATCTCGACGGCTGCGGGGGAGCAGGTCGAGTTCGCCCGGGCGGCCGGCACTGTCGAGGCTTTGCGCGAGGTCAAGGACGCCGAAGAGATCGCGCTACTGCGGCGGGCGTGCGACGCCGCGGACGCCGCACTGCACGACCTGGTGGAGCGCGGCGGCCTGCGGGCGGGCCGCACCGAGAAGCAGGTCCGCAACGAGCTCGAGGCATTGATGCTCGAGCACGGCGCCGACGGGGCCTCGTTCGAGACGATCGTCGCGGCCGGCCCGAACTCGGCGATCCCGCATCACCGGCCCACCGACGCGGTCCTCGCCGCCGGCGACTTCGTCAAGATCGACTTCGGCGCGCTGGTCGGGGGCTACCACTCCGACATGACACGCACGTTCGTGCTGTCCCCGGTCGCCGACTGGCAGCGCGACGTCTACTCCCTGGTCGCGACCGCGCAGCAGGCCGGCCGCGACGCCCTGGCGCCGGGTGTGCCGTGCAAGGACGTCGACGCGGCGTCCCGGCAGGTCATCGCCGATGCCGGCTACGCCGAGAACTTCGGCCACGGCCTGGGCCACGGGGTCGGCCTGCAGATCCACGAAGCGCCGGGAATCAACGCCACCGCCGCCGGTACACTGCTTGCTGGCTCCGCTGTGACCGTCGAGCCCGGTGTCTACCTGCCCGACCGTGGCGGCGTCCGCATCGAGGACACGCTGGCGGTCACCCCGGACGGCCCCGAACTGTTGACCAGGTTCGGCAAGGACCTGGTGATCCTCTAG
- a CDS encoding B-4DMT family transporter, giving the protein MSKWLLRGLVFAALMVIVRLFQGALINAFETKAGLISITLVALYAIVVLIWGYADGRSDARANPDPDRRSDLAMTWLLAGLFAGVVSGFVAWLIGLFYKNLYVEGLINEVTTFAAFTALLVFVFAIVGVGLGRWLVDRKTPDQPRRREGDDDRADTDVFAAVRDDRDGRDDVRDYDSAATDQHTSPVAVAEHDDETRRTDRRE; this is encoded by the coding sequence ATGAGTAAGTGGCTGCTGCGCGGACTGGTGTTCGCCGCCCTGATGGTGATCGTCCGGCTGTTCCAGGGGGCGCTGATCAACGCCTTCGAGACCAAGGCGGGACTGATCAGCATCACCCTGGTCGCGCTGTACGCCATCGTCGTTCTGATCTGGGGTTATGCGGACGGCCGCAGCGACGCCCGCGCCAATCCCGATCCCGATCGGCGCTCCGACCTGGCGATGACCTGGCTGCTGGCCGGACTGTTCGCCGGCGTGGTCAGCGGCTTCGTGGCCTGGCTCATCGGACTGTTCTACAAGAATCTCTATGTCGAGGGCCTGATCAACGAGGTGACCACCTTCGCCGCGTTCACCGCGCTGCTGGTGTTCGTGTTCGCGATCGTCGGCGTCGGGCTCGGCCGCTGGCTGGTCGACCGGAAAACGCCGGATCAGCCGCGGCGGCGGGAAGGCGACGACGACCGCGCCGACACCGACGTCTTCGCCGCGGTGCGGGACGACCGCGACGGCCGCGACGACGTGCGGGACTACGACAGCGCCGCCACCGACCAGCACACCTCGCCGGTCGCGGTCGCCGAGCACGACGACGAGACCAGGCGCACCGACCGCCGGGAGTGA
- the aroB gene encoding 3-dehydroquinate synthase has protein sequence MTEPVTVEVHTDPPYPVIIGTGLLGDLGRLLDGRHRVAILHQPTLAQTAEAIRVHLSDRGIDAHRVEIPDAEAGKDLPVVGFIWEVLGRIGVGRKDAIVSLGGGAATDVAGFAAATWLRGVDIVHVPTTLLGMVDAAVGGKTGINTDAGKNLVGAFHQPVAVLIDLATLETLPRNEIIAGMAEIVKAGFIADPVILDMIEADPQAALEPGGEVLPELIRRAVAVKAGVVAADEKESALREILNYGHTLAHAIERRERYRWRHGAAVSVGLVFAAELGRLAGRLDDATAERHRAVLTSLGLPVSYDADALPQLMESMLGDKKTRAGVLRFVVLDGLGKPGRLEGPDPSLLAAAYAEVAREVT, from the coding sequence GTGACGGAGCCGGTGACGGTCGAGGTCCACACCGATCCGCCGTACCCGGTCATCATCGGTACCGGCCTGCTCGGTGACCTCGGCCGCCTGCTCGACGGGCGGCACAGGGTCGCGATCCTGCACCAGCCCACGCTGGCCCAGACCGCCGAGGCGATCCGAGTTCATCTGTCCGACAGGGGAATCGACGCGCACCGCGTGGAGATCCCCGACGCTGAGGCCGGGAAAGACCTGCCCGTCGTCGGGTTCATCTGGGAGGTACTGGGGCGCATCGGCGTCGGGCGCAAGGACGCGATCGTCAGCCTCGGCGGCGGCGCGGCCACCGACGTGGCCGGGTTCGCAGCGGCCACCTGGCTGCGCGGGGTGGACATCGTGCACGTTCCCACGACGCTGCTCGGCATGGTCGACGCGGCGGTGGGCGGCAAGACCGGCATCAACACCGACGCGGGCAAGAACCTCGTGGGCGCCTTCCACCAACCGGTCGCGGTGCTCATCGACCTCGCGACGCTGGAGACGTTGCCGCGCAACGAGATCATCGCCGGGATGGCCGAGATCGTGAAGGCCGGCTTCATCGCCGACCCGGTGATCCTCGACATGATCGAGGCGGACCCGCAGGCCGCGCTGGAACCCGGCGGCGAGGTCCTGCCGGAGCTGATCCGCCGGGCCGTCGCGGTCAAGGCGGGCGTGGTCGCCGCCGACGAGAAGGAGTCGGCGCTGCGCGAGATCCTCAATTACGGCCACACCCTCGCGCACGCCATCGAGCGGCGCGAGCGCTACCGGTGGCGCCACGGCGCCGCGGTGTCCGTCGGGCTGGTGTTCGCCGCCGAGTTGGGCCGGCTGGCGGGCCGTCTGGACGACGCGACCGCCGAGCGGCACCGCGCCGTCCTCACCTCGCTGGGTTTGCCGGTCAGCTACGACGCCGACGCGCTGCCGCAGCTGATGGAGTCGATGCTCGGCGACAAGAAGACCCGGGCGGGCGTGCTGCGGTTCGTCGTGCTCGACGGGCTCGGCAAGCCGGGCCGGCTCGAAGGCCCGGACCCGTCGCTGCTGGCGGCCGCCTACGCCGAGGTGGCCAGGGAGGTCACCTGA
- a CDS encoding shikimate kinase: MAPKAVLIGLPGSGKSTIGRRLAKALELELLDTDVALEKKTGRTIADIFANDGEAEFRRIEAEVVCDALATHDGVLSLGGGAVTTPAVRDALAGHTVIYLEISAAEGVRRTGGSTVRPLLAGPDRGERFKELIAQRVPLYRQVSTMRVNTNHRNPGAVVRHIVARLDNPDGTKSERRRRRPSWRRAPLSLTAAPSTEAPPSPAAVAARKGSPCRRKDGQ; this comes from the coding sequence ATGGCCCCCAAGGCGGTGCTGATCGGGCTGCCCGGCTCGGGCAAGTCGACGATCGGGCGTCGGCTGGCCAAGGCGCTGGAGCTGGAGTTGCTCGACACCGACGTGGCGCTGGAGAAGAAGACCGGCCGCACCATCGCCGACATCTTCGCCAACGACGGCGAGGCCGAGTTCCGGCGCATCGAGGCCGAGGTGGTGTGTGACGCACTCGCCACCCACGACGGGGTGCTGTCCCTGGGCGGCGGCGCGGTGACCACCCCCGCGGTGCGCGACGCGCTGGCCGGGCACACCGTGATCTATCTGGAGATCAGCGCGGCCGAGGGGGTGCGCCGCACCGGCGGATCGACGGTGCGCCCGCTGCTGGCCGGGCCGGATCGCGGCGAGCGTTTCAAAGAGCTGATCGCCCAACGTGTTCCGCTGTACCGGCAGGTCTCGACCATGCGGGTCAACACCAATCACCGCAACCCCGGCGCGGTGGTGCGCCACATCGTGGCGCGGCTGGACAATCCCGACGGAACGAAATCCGAGCGGCGCCGCAGGCGGCCTTCGTGGCGCCGGGCACCTCTGTCGCTGACGGCCGCGCCGTCGACGGAGGCGCCCCCGAGTCCCGCCGCCGTGGCGGCCAGGAAAGGATCCCCGTGTCGACGGAAGGACGGACAGTGA
- the aroC gene encoding chorismate synthase, translating into MLRWTTAGESHGRALVAMVEGMVAGVEVTSSDIADQLARRRLGYGRGARMKFEQDQVTVLAGLRHGVTLGGPLAIEIGNTEWPKWETVMAPDPVDPAALADSAARNAPLTRPRPGHADYAGMLKYGFDDARPVLERASARETAARVAAGTVARAFLRQALGVEVVSHVVSIGASTPYDGPPPLPGDLAAIDSSPVRAFDPASEALMIAEIEAAKRDGDTLGGVVEVVAHGLPVGLGSFTSGENRLDSQLAAAVMGIQAIKGVEIGDGFETARRRGSVAHDEIYPGPDGIIRSTNRAGGLEGGMTNGLPVRVRAAMKPISTVPRALATVDMATGQEAVAIHQRSDVCAVPAAGVVVETMVALVLARAALEKFGGDSLTETRTNIEAYLRAAARRESAADGVRASG; encoded by the coding sequence GTGTTGCGATGGACGACAGCAGGGGAATCCCACGGCCGTGCGCTGGTGGCGATGGTCGAGGGCATGGTCGCCGGCGTCGAGGTGACCTCCTCCGACATCGCCGACCAGCTCGCGCGGCGCCGGCTCGGCTACGGCCGGGGCGCCCGCATGAAGTTCGAGCAGGACCAGGTGACGGTGCTCGCCGGGTTGCGGCACGGCGTCACGCTGGGTGGCCCGCTCGCCATCGAGATCGGCAACACCGAATGGCCGAAGTGGGAGACCGTGATGGCTCCCGACCCCGTGGACCCGGCCGCGCTGGCCGACAGCGCCGCCCGCAACGCGCCCCTGACCAGGCCGCGGCCCGGTCACGCCGACTACGCCGGCATGCTCAAGTACGGATTCGACGACGCCCGGCCGGTGCTGGAACGCGCCAGCGCGCGCGAGACCGCGGCGCGGGTCGCCGCCGGCACCGTCGCGCGGGCTTTCCTGCGCCAGGCCCTCGGCGTCGAGGTCGTCTCGCACGTCGTCTCCATCGGGGCGTCGACCCCCTACGACGGTCCGCCGCCGCTGCCCGGCGACCTCGCCGCGATCGACTCCAGCCCGGTGCGCGCGTTCGACCCGGCCAGTGAGGCGCTGATGATCGCCGAGATCGAGGCCGCCAAGCGCGACGGCGACACCCTCGGCGGTGTCGTCGAGGTGGTCGCGCACGGCCTGCCCGTCGGTCTCGGCTCGTTCACCAGCGGCGAGAACCGGCTGGACAGCCAGCTGGCCGCCGCCGTGATGGGCATCCAGGCGATCAAGGGTGTCGAGATCGGTGACGGCTTCGAGACCGCACGCCGCCGCGGCAGCGTCGCCCACGACGAGATCTACCCCGGACCCGACGGCATCATCCGCTCCACCAACCGCGCCGGCGGCCTCGAGGGCGGCATGACCAACGGGCTGCCGGTGCGGGTCCGCGCGGCGATGAAGCCGATCTCGACCGTGCCGCGCGCCCTGGCCACCGTCGACATGGCCACCGGCCAGGAGGCGGTCGCGATCCACCAGCGCTCGGATGTGTGCGCGGTGCCCGCCGCGGGCGTCGTCGTCGAGACGATGGTGGCGCTGGTGCTCGCCCGCGCCGCGCTGGAGAAGTTCGGTGGGGACTCGCTGACCGAGACGCGCACCAACATCGAGGCCTACCTGCGGGCCGCCGCCCGGCGCGAGTCGGCCGCCGACGGGGTCAGGGCGTCGGGCTGA
- a CDS encoding alpha/beta hydrolase, whose protein sequence is MTHPPVLLLHGLFGRPSLMQPWTTVLDDAGFRCHVPALPGRDPSDDAALERTGVAEMVDAALAAYDAIGEPAVVVGHSMGGLLAQKVAAARNPLAAVLLASVPPGTLWPQLRSLPRFRRSMPSVAAGRPFLPSPDVMRAVPLCTLSTAEQDRLIPEFVRDSGRVFREMMSGAPVVRVAAGEVACPVLCVSAGEDRSVAPWMSRRIAARYGAQHQIHPGLPHWIIAESALTQVAPPVLAWLRSLPALR, encoded by the coding sequence GTGACGCACCCGCCGGTCCTGTTGTTGCACGGCCTGTTCGGCCGGCCGTCCCTGATGCAGCCGTGGACGACGGTCCTCGACGACGCCGGATTCCGCTGCCACGTCCCGGCGCTGCCGGGACGCGACCCGTCCGATGACGCGGCGCTGGAACGCACCGGGGTCGCCGAGATGGTCGACGCCGCGCTGGCCGCCTACGACGCGATCGGCGAACCGGCGGTCGTCGTCGGCCACAGCATGGGCGGGCTGCTCGCCCAGAAGGTGGCCGCGGCGCGGAACCCCCTGGCGGCGGTGCTGCTGGCCTCGGTCCCGCCGGGAACGCTGTGGCCGCAGCTGCGATCGCTGCCGCGGTTCCGGCGGTCGATGCCGAGCGTGGCCGCGGGCCGTCCGTTCCTGCCGTCCCCGGACGTGATGCGCGCGGTGCCGTTGTGCACGCTGTCCACCGCCGAGCAGGACCGGCTGATCCCCGAATTCGTCCGCGACTCCGGCCGGGTGTTCCGGGAGATGATGTCCGGCGCGCCGGTCGTGCGCGTGGCTGCCGGCGAGGTCGCCTGCCCGGTGCTGTGCGTCAGCGCCGGCGAGGACCGCAGCGTGGCCCCGTGGATGTCACGACGGATCGCGGCCCGCTACGGCGCCCAGCACCAGATCCACCCCGGGCTTCCGCACTGGATCATCGCCGAGTCGGCGCTCACGCAGGTCGCGCCGCCGGTGCTGGCCTGGCTGCGCAGCCTGCCTGCGCTGCGCTGA
- a CDS encoding prepilin peptidase, producing the protein MGETAAVAVAAWLIALSAYDFRQRRLPNRLTVPGAVVILAVSAVTGRGVPAVLGALALTGIYALVHLRAPAALGAGDVKLAIGVGALTGAFGMQAWSLCAIGASLLTGLWGVARLVRGSRSAVPHGPSMCLTAAVAVAGALPPG; encoded by the coding sequence GTGGGGGAGACGGCGGCCGTTGCCGTGGCGGCGTGGCTGATCGCGTTGAGCGCGTACGACTTTCGGCAACGTCGGCTGCCCAACCGGTTGACTGTGCCGGGCGCCGTGGTGATCCTCGCGGTCTCGGCGGTGACCGGGCGTGGCGTGCCTGCGGTGCTCGGCGCGCTGGCGCTGACCGGGATCTACGCGCTCGTGCACCTGCGCGCGCCGGCGGCGCTCGGCGCCGGCGACGTCAAGCTGGCCATCGGTGTGGGTGCGCTGACCGGTGCCTTCGGCATGCAGGCCTGGTCGCTGTGCGCGATCGGCGCCTCGCTGCTCACCGGCCTGTGGGGCGTGGCCCGCCTCGTCCGCGGGTCACGGTCGGCGGTGCCGCACGGTCCGTCGATGTGCCTCACCGCCGCCGTGGCCGTCGCGGGCGCCCTACCTCCGGGGTAA